The genome window AGTCGCAGCACTGGCAAAACCCTCCTTCAAATCGGCCCCCGAACAAAAAGCCTTGTCCCCTGCCCCGGTTATTACTGCGACCCGAATGCTGTCGTCGTCTCCAGCCGCGTTGATGGCTTCCGTAATGTCCTGAATCAACCCAGCACTAAGCGCATTGTACACCTTCGGTCGATTGAGGGTGATGCGGCATACTCCGTCGGTGATCTCGTAAAGCAGGTTCTCAAACATCGTTTAGCGTCGTTACTCTATATTAATAGGCAAGCATACAGCTTTTATCAGACACAGCAAAACGAACAACGTTTTAATGGAATTTTGTCAATAAGACACCGTGTACGCCAGCCATTCGACTGGTCTCTAATTGGGTACAGAGCATACTCGCCCGGTAAACCGCGGGGAATGCAACCGGTGTCAGATCAGAAACTGAACGGTAAGCATACTCAGGAAGAAACCCAATCCAAACCCGGCTCCTATCTGGGCGGGCGTATGTGCATTGAGCTGAAGGCGGGCACTGCCTGTCAGGCCAGCCAGAATAACTAAAATTGCCAGTACAAACACCAGATCGACCTCACCAAATTTTGTAATGATGCCTGCCACTGCACCCACCACTCCGCCAATACCTACGCTATGCGCACTGATTTGCCAGTATAAACTGATCAGCCCGACCAGCAGAATAGAAACCGTTACCGACCCAAGCAGAATAGCGATCTCGGGGGCAACACTAGACAACAGCTGCATCCGAAAACCGAACAGGAACGTAAGCCCGGCATAGACAATGGCCGTCAAAAAATAAGGTAATCGACGGTCAGCCAGGGTGTCCAGCTGTAATGATTGAACGTAGCCACTACGATATAGATAGTAGATCAGCAGCGACGGCACGGCGAATGTGCCAATAAAGATCAGGACCAGCAGACTAAGCCGTAACGTACCCGAAAAGGCATCGACGCCCACTATAGACGGGGCCAGATATAGCAGAATAGCGAACAGGAGCGTCGGCATCAACAAGGGATGTAACGCAATGGAGAGGAAACGGGCAAGCGAAGCGTTCAACGAATTAAAAATTAGGACCGGGTCGCCGGTGCGATGATATATGCGCTCGGAAGTGGCCGATAGCGACAACGTTGGGAGTAGTAGCCGTCGTTATCCTGGCCTGCTCACAATCACACGTGATTAAAGCTGTTTTCTGAGTCGGGCTACCGGAATGTTTAGCTGTTCACGGTACTTGGCCACCGTACGGCGCGCGATGTTGTAGCCCCGATCATTCAGGATTTTTTCGAGCTTGTCGTCCGAAAGCGGGTTCAGTTTAGGCTCGTTATCAATCAGGTCCTTTAGAATGTTTTTCACCTCCCGACTACTGACATCTTCGCCCGAATCCGTTGCAATACCCTCCGAAAAGAAATATTTGAGCGGATAAATACCGAACTCGGTTTGCACCGATTTGCTATTGGCTACCCGCGAAACGGTCGAAACATCCATATCGATCAGCGTGGCAATGTCCTTCAAAATCATTGGACGAAGCTTCGACTCTTCGCCGGAAAGAAAGAAATCGTACTGAAAACGCACGATAGCATTCATCGTTTTCAGCAACGTTTGCTGCCGTTGCTTGATTGCGTCGATAAACCACTTGGCCGCGTCGAGTTTTTGCTTCACGAACGAAACCGTTTCTTTCAGGGACTTATTCTGCTTGCTGCTCTTATCGTACGTATCGAGCATGTCGGCAAACGACCGGCTGATGCGTAGTTCAGGCGCATTCTTGGAATTCAGCGTCAGGTCGAGTTTACCGCTGCTGTTGGTCAGAATAAAATCCGGGATCAGGTACTGAATGGACCCTCCTTCCCCATCGACGGAGCCCGGCTTCGGGTTCAGTTTGATAATGATGTCGATTACCCGTTTCAGCGATTCGTCACTGATGTTGAGCCGACGCTGGATTTTGTCGAAGTGCTTCTTGGAAAACTCGTCGAAACAATCTTCAATGATGCGAATGGCGAGTACAATGTACGGGTCCGATGTATCCTTACGCTGAAGCTGCAACAGCAGACATTCCTGAAGCGAACGGGCACCAATACCAGGCGGGTCGAAAGTTTGAATTTTCTGAAGCACTTCTTCCAGCTCGTCCGTATCCGTGAATACATTCTGCGAAAAAGCGAGGTCATTCACAATGGCCTGCATCGACCGGCGAATATAGCCGTCCGCTTCTATGCTACCGATAAGCTGAAGGCCAACAATGCGTTGATTTTCGGTCAGTTGCAGGTAACCAAACTGCTGCATCAACGAGTCGAGCAGGCTCGAACTGGTAGCAATGGGCATATCCCGGTCTTCTTCGCCGTAATTGCCATCACCCTGCATTTTATAACCAGCGTAATCTTCGTTCTGTAGATAGGTATCAATGTCCAGATCGTCGTTGCGGTCCTTGTAATCGTCGTCGAATTCGTCAGCGAAGGAATCTTCTTCTTTAGGTTCGTACTCTTCGTCCATGCCCTCCTCAAGCGCCGGATTGATTTCCAGTTCCTCTTCGATGCGGGTGTCGAGCTCGGCCGTGGGAATTTGCAACAGCTTGATAAACTGTATCTGTTGGGGAGACAGTTTCTGTTGAAGTGACTGGGAGAGACTTAACTTCTGCATGGATGGTGAGTATAAGCAGTACAATAACGAGTCATGCGGAGCTGTCTTTGCCAAAGCGCCCGGCACAAATATCAGACCAATTTACCTTTTTTTTGTTTGGAACGGACAAAAATTTTGCAGAAAGTTACATAGCCTTACCTTCGTACCATGACCAACAAACTGTACGATACGTCACTTAGCTTACTGACCGATTTGTATCAGGTAACCATGGCCTATGGCTACTGGAAATCCGGGACCGCTGAGAAAGAAGCCGTCTTCAATTTATACTTTCGTAAACATCCCTTTGGTGGAGGATTCACCGTCGCCTGCGGATTAACGAACGTCATAGGCTACATAGAGCACTTTAGCCTGTCGAAAAAAGACATCCGTTACCTTGGCACATTGACGGGCAATGATGGTCAGCCGCTTTTCGAAGAAGCGTTTCTGGATTATTTGGCCCAGTTAAAACTCACCTGCGACATAGAAGCCATTCCGGAAGGAACCGTTGTGTTTCCCAATGAACCCCTGGTTCGGGTTCGTGGTCCTATTCTACAATGCCAGCTTCTTGAAACGCCCCTGCTCAACCTGATCAATTTCGAATCGCTGATTGCCACCAAAGCCGCCCGATTACGCCTGGTCGCCGAAGAAGATACGCTGCTTGAGTTTGGTCTGCGCCGGGCACAGGGTATCGATGGCGGCATGACGGCGTCGCGGGCAGCTTACATTGGCGGGTGCGATGCGACCTCAAATGTGTTGGCGGGAAAGCTATATGGCATTCCGGTTCGCGGTACGCACGCGCATAGCTGGGTCATGTCGTTCGATACGGAGCTGGAAGCCTTTCAGACGTACGCCGATGTGTTGCCCAACAACGTAACGCTGCTGGTCGATACGTACGACACGATTCAGGGGGTTCGCCATGCGATTGAGGCTGGTCGAACGCTGGAACAGCGGGGCCATAAACTGGCGGGCATACGGCTCGATTCGGGCGATCTGGCGTACCTGAGCATTGAAGCCCGTAAACTACTGGACGAAGCGGGGTTTACGGATACGGCCATCGTTGCCAGTAATGACCTGGATGAAAC of Spirosoma agri contains these proteins:
- the rpoN gene encoding RNA polymerase factor sigma-54 — encoded protein: MQKLSLSQSLQQKLSPQQIQFIKLLQIPTAELDTRIEEELEINPALEEGMDEEYEPKEEDSFADEFDDDYKDRNDDLDIDTYLQNEDYAGYKMQGDGNYGEEDRDMPIATSSSLLDSLMQQFGYLQLTENQRIVGLQLIGSIEADGYIRRSMQAIVNDLAFSQNVFTDTDELEEVLQKIQTFDPPGIGARSLQECLLLQLQRKDTSDPYIVLAIRIIEDCFDEFSKKHFDKIQRRLNISDESLKRVIDIIIKLNPKPGSVDGEGGSIQYLIPDFILTNSSGKLDLTLNSKNAPELRISRSFADMLDTYDKSSKQNKSLKETVSFVKQKLDAAKWFIDAIKQRQQTLLKTMNAIVRFQYDFFLSGEESKLRPMILKDIATLIDMDVSTVSRVANSKSVQTEFGIYPLKYFFSEGIATDSGEDVSSREVKNILKDLIDNEPKLNPLSDDKLEKILNDRGYNIARRTVAKYREQLNIPVARLRKQL
- a CDS encoding nicotinate phosphoribosyltransferase encodes the protein MTNKLYDTSLSLLTDLYQVTMAYGYWKSGTAEKEAVFNLYFRKHPFGGGFTVACGLTNVIGYIEHFSLSKKDIRYLGTLTGNDGQPLFEEAFLDYLAQLKLTCDIEAIPEGTVVFPNEPLVRVRGPILQCQLLETPLLNLINFESLIATKAARLRLVAEEDTLLEFGLRRAQGIDGGMTASRAAYIGGCDATSNVLAGKLYGIPVRGTHAHSWVMSFDTELEAFQTYADVLPNNVTLLVDTYDTIQGVRHAIEAGRTLEQRGHKLAGIRLDSGDLAYLSIEARKLLDEAGFTDTAIVASNDLDETIISSLKQQGAKINVWGVGTKLVTAFDQPALGGVYKLAALRHEQTPDSSPDAWDYKMKLSEQAIKVSTPGIQQVRRFRNEQGFMADMIYDESSTGAHPDKATMTMIDPLDFTKRRKFDASQPFDDLLVPVFRGGTCVYENPDIHAIRERVQTQLAGLHPGVKRFVNPHTYPVGLEKKLHELKTELIMKLREGNDQNASSRTTESPA